A genomic region of Lasioglossum baleicum chromosome 16, iyLasBale1, whole genome shotgun sequence contains the following coding sequences:
- the LOC143217410 gene encoding uncharacterized protein LOC143217410: protein MVYVVIYFRPYVYGTKFTLVTDHRPLVWLHSVKDPTSRLIKWKLRLLEYDYQVVHKSGKINKNADALSRNPVSMCLPLIPRELKDPEFKIPVPKSVVDTNTIGQRIKQLRRDREKRPKYPDTSSSDEIGEPTLGKVQHSPIINRNRSLPSLSREVTMPDENQDTPHHFLPAANSTDIFSTEKDTSLSDDLISFDTPLENTVIQNTNNLQGDSPNVPQILFPETGGLLQPTVIGFPNNTVREASVRQPSDHTAEPYPFFDSSTDGSSTETDLEAPPEPKKGISISSDTLTAGEDHYVHFVSVDCNLITPVGKLLLDTGSINKQELLAARAKKGQVVISNNGLFKTFSIVISDNFYDKPKRIDVVNGLNTLRSTLEENRSKSFRISATGDHHELSANELLRTLKEVFVDSIYRITICNCVITTPSLENRQEIIQEAHDSLIGGHKGVTKTYNRVRSRFHWPHMRNEIQDYIRKCKSCQEQKLVRTKTRRPMLITDTPLDAFDKISLDTVGPLPITPGGNRHILTMQDNLTRYCIAVAIPNIRAATIADAFARHFIAIYGTPRAILTDKGTSFIGTLMTNLAEIFKIKQITTSGYRPQTNGSLERSHIVLTEYLKHYMENYEDWDLLIPFAMFSYNTSVHEATNFTPYELVFGKQAREPTSFPTGTNLRTYGDYLSELITNVVRIRNLAADNLNKAKMRSKGFYDSRARSATFNVGEFVYVLLEPRTSKFDPHYVGPYKIINVTDSNNVVLQTHNKIITKHQDKLKHAYFTSTAEGEHDPLLSTPDAADNEPTSKGE, encoded by the coding sequence atggtatacgtCGTCATATATTTCAgaccgtatgtgtacggaacaaaatttacACTGGTTACTGATCATCGTCCGTTAGTTTGGTTACATTCTGTAAAAGATCCGACATCGAGACTCATAAAGTGGAAGCTTCGACTCTTAGAGTATGATTATCAGGTTGTTCATAAGTCTgggaagataaataaaaatgcagATGCATTATCACGCAATCCTGTTTCCATGTGTTTGCCACTCATACCGAGGGAACTCAAAGACCCCGAGTTTAAGATTCCCGTACCTAAATCAGTCGTTGACACTAATACAATAGGTCAACGTATCAAACAGTTACGTCgggaccgagaaaaacggcccAAGTATCCGGATACAAGCAGTTCAGACGAAATAGGAGAGCCCACCCTGGGTAAGGTACAGCATTCGCCGATAATAAATAGAAACAGATCTCTTCCTAGTCTGTCGCGAGAGGTGACCATGCCTGACGAAAACCAGGACACCCCTCACCATTTTCTACCCGCAGCGAATTCCACAGACATtttttctacggaaaaggatacGAGTCTGTCGGACGATCTAATTTCATTTGACACACCGTTAGAAAACACTGTTATACAAAATACGAATAATTTACAAGGGGACTCCCCCAATGTACCGCAAATACTATTTCCTGAAACAGGTGGGCTTTTGCAGCCTACTGTAATTGGCTTTCCAAACAATACGGTACGAGAGGCAAGTGTGCGTCAACCTTCTGACCACACAGCAGAGCCTTACCCATTCTTCGATAGCTCTACCGACGGTTCCTCTACCGAAACCGACCTGGAGGCGCCGCCGGAGCCGAAAAAAGGGATTAGTATTTCCTCAGACACCCTCACCGCAGGGGAGGACCACTATGTTCATTTTGTATCAGTTGACTGTAACttaataacccccgtaggaaaactgttgctagacacaggatcaataaataagcaagaacttttagctgcacgagcAAAAAAGGGAcaggttgtaatttcaaacaatgggttattcaAAACCTTCAGCATAGTAATTTCTGACAACTTTTACGATAAACCGAAAAGAATAGACGTAGTTAATGGTTTGAACACTCTTCGATCTACTTTAGAAGAAAATAGaagcaaatcttttcgaatatccgctACCGGAGATCATCACGAATTATCGGCCAATGAACTTCTTAGAACATTGAAGGAGGTCTTTGTAGATTCGATTTACCGAATTACAATCTGTAACTGCGTTATTACTACGCCTTCTCTAGAAAATAGACAAGAGATTATTCAAGAAGCACACGATAGTTTGATAGGAGGACACAAAGGAGTGACAAAGACTTACAATCGTGTCCGGTCGAGATTTCATTGGCCACACATGCGCAATGAAATCCAAGACTACattcgaaaatgtaaaagttgtcaggaaCAGAAATTggtcagaacgaaaactcgtcGACCGATGTTGATCActgacacaccgttggacgcattCGACAAAATTTCTTTAGATACCGTTGGGCCATTACCTATCACACCAGGAGGAAACCGTcacattctcaccatgcaggataATTTAACCAGGTATTGTATAGCAGTAGCGATACCCAATATACGGGCCGCTACCATCGCAGATGCATTTGCACGTCATTTTATTGCAATCTATGGAACGCCACGAGCAatactcacggataagggaaccagctttaTTGGTACTCTTATGACCAATCTAGcagaaatattcaaaattaagCAAATTACTACGTCCGGGTATCGACCGCAAACGAATGGGTCATTAGAGCGTAGCCATATTGTTCTCACAGAGTACCTCAAACATTATATGGAGAATTACGAAGATTGGGATTTGTTGATTCCTTTTGCAATGTTCTCTTACAATACATCAGTTCATGAAGCAACTAACTTTACACCATATGAATTGGTTTTTGGaaaacaggctcgagagccaacctcatttccgaCGGGCACAAACTTGAGAACATACGGAGATTATTTGTCAGAGCTAATAACGAATGTAGTTCGAATCCGCAATTTAGCAGCAGATAATCTGAATAAAGCGAAGATGCGTTCTAAGGGTTTTTACGATTCTCGAGCTAGATCTGCTACATTCAACGTGGGCGAATTTGTTTACGTTCTTTTAGAACCTCGTACTAGTAAATTTGACCCCCACTATGTCGGGCCGTACAAAATAATAAATGTGACAGATTCGAATAATGTAGTATTACAGACTCATAATAAAATAATCACTAAGCATCAGGATAAACTAAAGCATGCTTATTTTACATCAACAGCCGAAGGTGAACATGATCCTCTTTTGTCTACTCCTGATGCCGCTGACAACGAGCCAACTTCAAAAGGAGAGTAG
- the LOC143217409 gene encoding uncharacterized protein LOC143217409, which translates to MDFLQGLFHVACRQRSRSRKRREVTLPQGVIGRRSCEPNQEYSNYGCQLRLQPLAFESPQGLKRLRDGATETVETLLSLGRPASSVDDFLVHLTIQRCDPVTRRDWELSLGKSTELLNWPQLDDFLVSRIQGLERAEPKGTPPPDEPAPSRTVARGDKKTSSNPRKVNVHTASHSKTSSRPGCSFCQAAHFVAACDKFRSRSVDDRCNFVSEKQLCYNCLGPHRLAECQSKKSCFICRGRHHTLIHRDQPSQQSIAAPKSSTHPPNERSSREVASHATKTDVAQSRSILLATARLILSSDNNRSASVRALIDPCSEASFITECLAQRLRLPRQSVSVPVSGVGAALCHTARSATHATISPRFESGRSWRIKALILPRLTNYLPPPQRIKSSLTFTEGIRLADPNHDSLDSIEMILGADVFPRIIEEGLRKSPDEDTLTQATGLGWILTGSALSSPSTFQSSTAVSSLQCLVDGDLSPLLERFWTQEEATVQTDRPLTNEEAECENHFASTQKRTSEGKYVLKLPFKSNLSLLGNSEPAARSMLKRMEKSFADQPQLREKYVQFMDEYAATGHMREVSVEDDPPSRALPTFYLPHHGVFKTNGDTSKLRVVFNGSVKLRNGLNLNDCLHTGPKLQADIFDVLLRWRVHRYVFSADIKQMFRQIRVDPDDQRYQRILWRDSPQGPIRTFQLCTVTYGLASSPYQAIRTLRQLALDEGHRFPQAAQLLCNNSYVDDILAGADTIEEANCLKVELVELLMAGGFPLSKWTANHPSILSSVPEDQLAASQQRIWQQSEALTMLGISWQPSTDEFHFHFSAPQASEVITKRKALSLIAQLYDPLGWIVPITVSFKIFMQTLWHTGLNWDETLPSALLAKWNHLFVQLQQLQNFSIPRWAGLSTHHRRVELHGFSDASERAYAACLYVRTIDDQGNVNSTLLASKSKVASLKQVSLPRLELSGALLLVRLTKRIQNVIHLDDVACHLWSDSTVTLSWIREHPSVWKTYVANRVSEIQTTLPQACWHYVAGKENPADCASRGVSPRELANSTLWLSGPSFLRSGDATWTSATDHPLPKDCPERRGPSCLVINRPPSESEVLLRFSCITRLLRITTRCFEFVQKLRTSSKRLAGANAGELSRLDPVQLESTLKFWVKHVQTSYFSTEIQFLSQAKSLSSKSPLIRLNPFLDDFGLLRVGGRLRHSLLHPDEMHPISLPRESHLSQLVVRNTHAKTLHGGTQLTLSYVRQRFWIVRGRQLVKSVILKCVRCWRQRAAPAMQLMGDLPSRRVQRYRPFLHTGIDYAGPINLRLSKGRGTRSYKGYIAVFVCLATRAVHLEAASGYSTADFLNVYRRFVARRGICASISSDCGTNFVGAEKELRSLFAQAGAQSTEIAHLLANDGTEWKFNPPAAPHFGGIWEAAAQWSKSRNLVTFCYNF; encoded by the exons ATGGACTTCCTTCAGGGATTATTTCACGTCGCTTGTCGGCAACGATCCAGATCTCGAAAACGTCGAGAAGTTACACTACCTCAAGGCGTAATTGGAAGGAGAAGCTGCGAACCTAATCAAGAATATTCCAATTACGGATGCCAGCTACGA CTGCAGCCGCTGGCTTTCGAGTCCCCTCAGGGCTTGAAGCGACTCCGGGACGGTGCCACTGAGACTGTTGAAACGCTTCTGAGTCTCGGCCGACCGGCCTCCTCCGTAGACGATTTCCTGGTGCACCTGACGATCCAACGCTGCGACCCGGTCACTCGACGGGATTGGGAGCTGTCACTGGGCAAAAGCACCGAACTGTTAAATTGGCCGCAGCTCGATGACTTCTTGGTGTCACGAATCCAGGGGTTGGAGCGAGCCGAGCCCAAGGGGACACCACCACCTGATGAGCCTGCCCCGTCGCGGACAGTCGCCAGGGGTGACAAGAAGACCTCCTCCAATCCGCGCAAGGTCAATGTGCACACGGCCTCTCATTCCAAAACATCCTCTCGTCCCGGTTGCTCATTTTGCCAAGCAGCTCATTTTGTGGCCGCGTGCGACAAATTCCGAAGTCGTTCTGTCGATGATCGTTGCAACTTCGTTTCAGAGAAGCAACTCTGCTACAACTGCCTTGGTCCACATCGCTTAGCAGAGTGCCAATCCAAAAAGAGCTGCTTCATCTGTCGCGGACGTCATCACACCCTCATCCATCGGGATCAACCGTCACAGCAGTCCATTGCAGCGCCGAAGTCATCGACTCACCCACCGAACGAGCGTTCTTCTCGGGAAGTGGCATCACACGCAACCAAGACCGATGTCGCTCAGTCTCGGTCCATCTTATTAGCCACGGCTAGGCTAATCTTGTCTTCGGACAACAACAGAAGCGCATCGGTGCGAGCGCTCATCGATCCCTGCTCGGAAGCGTCGTTCATCACGGAGTGTCTGGCGCAACGATTGCGGCTCCCTCGTCAATCCGTCTCTGTGCCAGTGTCTGGCGTGGGTGCTGCCCTGTGCCACACGGCCAGATCGGCAACTCATGCGACCATCTCGCCACGCTTCGAAAGCGGCAGAAGTTGGAGAATCAAAGCTCTCATCTTGCCACGCCTCACCAACTATCTACCGCCTCCGCAACGGATCAAGTCGTCTCTTACCTTCACCGAGGGAATACGTCTGGCTGATCCAAACCACGACTCACTTGATTCCATCGAGATGATTCTTGGCGCGGACGTGTTTCCACGCATCATCGAGGAAGGGCTACGCAAGAGTCCCGATGAAGACACGCTCACTCAAGCCACCGGGTTAGGATGGATCCTTACCGGATCAGCTCTATCATCTCCGTCTACGTTCCAATCGTCAACGGCCGTCTCCAGCCTGCAATGCCTCGTGGACGGGGATCTCTCGCCGCTGCTGGAGCGATTCTGGACTCAGGAGGAGGCGACCGTCCAAACGGATCGGCCTCTTACGAACGAGGAAGCTGAGTGCGAGAATCACTTCGCCTCCACCCAGAAGCGTACCTCAGAAGGGAAGTATGTTCTCAAGCTACCCTTCAAATCAAATTTGTCTCTCTTAGGCAACTCGGAGCCGGCAGCTCGATCAATGCTTAAGCGGATGGAGAAATCGTTTGCGGATCAACCACAGCTGCGCGAGAAGTACGTGCAGTTCATGGACGAGTACGCTGCCACAGGACACATGAGAGAGGTCTCGGTGGAAGACGATCCACCATCGCGCGCACTACCGACCTTCTACTTGCCACACCACGGCGTGTTCAAAACAAACGGCGACACGTCCAAGCTGCGGGTGGTGTTCAATGGATCAGTCAAGCTTCGCAATGGACTCAACCTCAATGACTGTCTCCACACGGGTCCGAAACTGCAAGCGGACATCTTCGATGTCTTACTCCGCTGGCGGGTTCATCGTTATGTCTTCTCAGCCGACATAAAGCAAATGTTCAGGCAAATCCGTGTCGACCCTGACGATCAGCGTTACCAGCGGATCCTCTGGCGGGACTCACCTCAAGGACCGATTCGCACATTCCAGTTGTGTACCGTTACCTATGGATTGGCCAGTTCGCCATATCAAGCAATACGAACACTGCGGCAGCTCGCCTTGGACGAAGGTCATCGGTTCCCCCAGGCTGCGCAACTGCTGTGCAATAACAGCTACGTTGATGACATCCTGGCCGGAGCGGATACAATCGAGGAAGCCAACTGTCTCAAAGTGGAATTGGTGGAGCTGCTCATGGCGGGCGGTTTTCCACTCAGTAAATGGACGGCTAACCATCCTTCGATCCTGTCCAGCGTCCCTGAAGATCAGCTTGCCGCATCTCAGCAACGTATCTGGCAGCAATCTGAAGCACTCACAATGCTGGGAATCTCTTGGCAGCCTTCAACGGACGAATTCCACTTTCACTTCTCTGCACCACAGGCCTCTGAAGTAATCACGAAACGAAAGGCGCTGTCTCTCATCGCCCAGCTCTACGATCCATTGGGTTGGATAGTGCCCATTACCGTTAGCTTCAAGATCTTCATGCAGACCCTATGGCATACCGGGCTCAACTGGGACGAAACTCTGCCTTCTGCACTTCTGGCCAAATGGAACCATCTCTTCGTGCAACTCCAGCAACTGCAGAACTTCTCCATACCAAGATGGGCGGGACTCTCAACTCACCATCGCCGCGTCGAGCTGCATGGGTTCTCGGACGCGTCTGAGCGTGCCTATGCTGCTTGCCTCTATGTCAGGACAATCGACGACCAGGGCAACGTCAACTCCACGCTGTTGGCCTCAAAGTCGAAGGTTGCTTCCCTCAAGCAGGTCTCCCTGCCCCGACTGGAGCTCTCCGGTGCTCTCCTACTGGTTAGGCTCACGAAAAGGATCCAGAACGTCATCCACCTTGATGATGTCGCTTGCCATCTGTGGTCGGACTCAACTGTTACCCTGTCATGGATCCGAGAACATCCGTCTGTCTGGAAAACTTATGTTGCTAATCGAGTTTCAGAGATCCAGACAACTCTTCCTCAGGCATGCTGGCATTATGTTGCTGGGAAGGAGAATCCAGCTGACTGCGCCTCTCGAGGAGTCTCACCGCGAGAGTTAGCCAACTCCACTCTCTGGCTATCCGGGCCATCATTTCTGCGCTCCGGCGACGCCACTTGGACATCCGCGACCGATCATCCACTGCCAAAAGACTGCCCAGAAAGGCGTGGGCCGTCCTGTTTGGTCATCAACCGTCCACCATCGGAGTCCGAGGTCCTTCTTCGCTTCAGCTGTATCACCAGGCTTCTGCGCATCACGACCCGATGTTTCGAGTTCGTGCAGAAGTTGCGAACAAGTTCCAAGCGGTTGGCGGGAGCTAACGCAGGAGAACTCTCACGCCTGGACCCAGTTCAGCTTGAGTCTACACTCAAGTTTTGGGTCAAACATGTCCAAACCTCGTATTTCTCCACCGAGATCCAATTCCTATCCCAGGCCAAATCGTTGTCATCTAAAAGCCCTCTAATCCGTTTGAATCCGTTTCTAGACGACTTTGGATTGTTGAGGGTCGGCGGACGCCTGCGGCATTCACTGCTGCACCCTGACGAGATGCATCCCATCAGCCTCCCAAGGGAATCGCACCTATCTCAGCTCGTCGTACGGAACACGCACGCTAAGACGCTTCACGGAGGGACGCAGCTGACACTTTCCTACGTCCGGCAGCGCTTTTGGATAGTCCGCGGACGTCAGCTGGTGAAGTCGGTCATCCTCAAGTGTGTCCGTTGCTGGCGACAACGTGCGGCCCCCGCTATGCAGCTCATGGGTGACTTGCCATCGCGAAGAGTGCAGCGATATCGACCCTTCCTCCATACAGGGATCGACTACGCTGGCCCCATCAATCTTCGACTCTCCAAGGGACGTGGCACTCGCAGCTACAAAGGCTATATCGCTGTTTTTGTCTGTCTAGCCACCCGCGCTGTCCATCTAGAAGCAGCCTCAGGGTACTCCACCGCTGACTTCTTGAACGTCTACCGTCGCTTTGTGGCCCGACGAGGTATCTGCGCGAGCATCTCCAGCGACTGCGGAACAAACTTCGTCGGGGCCGAGAAGGAACTTCGTAGTCTTTTTGCACAGGCTGGTGCTCAGAGCACGGAGATCGCCCACCTCTTGGCCAACGACGGTACGGAGTGGAAGTTCAACCCCCCCGCTGCGCCTCACTTCGGCGGCATCTGGGaagccgccgcacagtggtccaaatcgagaaatttagtgactttttgttataacttttaa
- the LOC143217413 gene encoding LOW QUALITY PROTEIN: facilitated trehalose transporter Tret1-like (The sequence of the model RefSeq protein was modified relative to this genomic sequence to represent the inferred CDS: inserted 1 base in 1 codon; deleted 2 bases in 1 codon), giving the protein MATSIEKAKYTSPDGSKKWEYFSILTCAWIFGGFGCIVGWNSPSIVILMSDDSPIPVTESAVSTLAATSAVGQLIAPPLNILLADRFGRKNTMLLTFLPFLANWGLIAFASSIWELYVPRFLAGFGVGLLISVEPMYIGEISSTKTRGVAESINVIAHNAGILITFVVAPQLSLSSMAVIFFVNNFACMVTFSFMPESPYFLALKNKMDEAEEVLEKLRGKTDVSDELQVVIACLSKKKTEXAKSGTIKDIFSSRGHFRALVIILLFTVTHHFGGFFVILTYGQLIFKSTSNIVNDYTIGVTIGVTQVTSAVVTTFLVDKLGRKPLILVSGIIAALCNLVIGTFFYLMEHTSIYVQMYSLVPFITSIVSVFAFSSGLFSLQGTLRLTEIFATEIKAVGTCLMAVISGLEAIAGFKLYIWLAITLGYGHSIPFLGYFVVVAVCTAVIYYITPETKGKTFPEIQRKLNGSY; this is encoded by the exons ATGGCTACAAGCATCGAAAAGGCGAAATACACCTCACCCGATGGTTCGAAAAAATGGGagtatttcagtattttaacaT GCGCTTGGATATTTGGCGGTTTTGGATGTATTGTGGGCTGGAATTCACCAAGTATCGTAATATTAATGTCGGACGATTCACCCATTCCGGTCACCGAGTCAGCTGTTTCTACGTTGGCTGCTACTTCAGCTGTTGGACAATTGATAGCACCCCCACTCAATATTTTATTGGCTGATAGATTTGGCAGGAAGAACACTATGTTGCTAACTTTTTTACCGTTTCTGGCTAATTGGGGTTTAATCGCATTTGCTTCATCGATTTGG GAATTGTACGTGCCAAGATTTCTGGCAGGATTTGGTGTGGGATTGTTAATCTCTGTCGAGCCAATGTACATCGGTGAAATATCATCAACGAAAACACGAGGTGTTGCAGAATCTATAAATGTCATTGCACATAACGCCGGTATTCTAATAACATTCGTGGTTGCACCGCAACTGTCATTATCCTCCATGGCTGTAATTTTCTTCGTCAACAATTTCGCTTGTATGGTGACATTCTCGTTTATGCCTGAATCGCCATATTTCCTGGCATTGAAGAACAAAATGGACGAGGCGGAAGAAGTGTTGGAAAAATTGCGAGGAAAAACCGATGTTTCCGACGAGTTGCAAGTGGTTATCGCCTGTCTGTCGAAAAAAAAAACGG TTGCGAAGAGTGGAACCATAAAGGACATCTTCTCATCGCGTGGACATTTTCGTGCTCTCGTCATCATTTTACTCTTTACGGTAACACACCATTTCGGTGGGTTCTTTGTTATCCTCACCTATGGCCAGTTGATATTCAAGTCCACTAGCAACATTGTAAACGACTATACGATTGGTGTGACTATTGGTGTAACACAAGTGACCTCCGCTGTTGTAACAACATTTTTGGTCGACAAACTCGGTCGCAAACCACTGATACTTGTATCAGGTATTATAGCTGCTTTATGTAACCTTGTTATCGGCACATTCTTTTACTTAATGGAGCATACAAGCATATATGTGCAGATGTACTCCTTGGTACCATTTATAACGAGCATAGTATCGGTTTTTGCGTTTAGTTCCGGTTTATTTTCCTTACAAGGCACTTTA AGGCTAACAGAAATCTTCGCTACTGAAATTAAAGCGGTCGGCACATGTCTTATGGCTGTAATCAGCGGATTAGAAGCCATAGCAGGGTTTAAGCTTTACATATGGTTAGCTATAACCTTAGGCTACGGCCATTCGATTCCATTCCTGGGGTACTTTGTAGTCGTAGCTGTTTGCACCGCAGTTATTTATTACATCACACCGGAAACTAAAGGCAAAACTTTTCCGGAAATTCAAAGGAAACTAAATGGATCTTACTGA
- the LOC143217412 gene encoding uncharacterized protein LOC143217412 produces the protein MSDGVDGGGGENEVDSHSCSHIDAGESSTPRDEETLDPDSEAALNTNYDSSDGAVPAFRCERCENYETINKTALCAHQDQCLANAETGESVENIETVENDGDGEESHSGIRSHRKMFECDVCNMKFSNGANMRRHKMRHTGVKPYECRVCQKRFFRKDHLAEHFTTHSKTLPYHCPICNRGFQRQIAMRAHFQNEHVGQHDMVKSCPLCNYRAATMKCLRLHFFNRHGIDLDNPGPNSSSSLMNSCTPGEAMPSAPLSDSGDSTGNRSADNATPPMHFLTPHIEISIPYPEQAANQRNPSPAPLNGDSPNSPQSADSNSNAPSSSHHQLPINSSGIHRNLGGSEEAITPSISLIPIKQEPNSNGAEENGATSSNLPLPSLIKVSPLKSLLRDDLRRKLSSGSGNNNNNNNNNNGNSSSNPNPHSRGEPPSSTRPDQRTSGLQCAHCRITFPDQTLYFLHKGCHSESNPWKCNICGEQCCNLYQFNSHLLSKSHQ, from the exons ATGTCAGATGGGGTTGACGGTGGTGGTGGGGAAAATGAGGTAGATTCCCATTCTTGTTCGCACATCGACGCCGGAGAATCCTCAACTCCAAGAGACGAAGAGACTCTAGATCCTGATAGCGAGGCTGCTTTAAACACCAATTATGATAGCAGCGATGGTGCAGTTCCTGCTTTTAG GTGTGAAAGGTGTGAAAACTATGAAACTATAAATAAGACAGCATTATGCGCTCATCAGGACCAATGTTTGGCCAATGCTGAAACAGGAGAGAGTGTAGAGAATATTGAAACTGTTGAAAATGACGGAGATGGAGAGGAATCTCATTCTGGAATTCGTTCTCatagaaaaatgtttgaatgtGACGTTTGCAACATGAAATTTTCCAATGGAGCCAACATGAGGCGACACAAG ATGAGACATACTGGTGTGAAACCATATGAGTGTCGTGTGTGTCAAAAAAGATTTTTTCGTAAGGACCATTTGGCAGAACATTTTACAACTCACTCTAAGACTTTGCCATATCATTGTCCAATTTGTAATCGAGGCTTTCAAAGGCAAATTGCAATGAGAGCCCATTTTCAAAACGAACATGTTGGCCAACATGATATGGTAAAATCTTGTCCTCTATGTAACTATCGTGCAGCAACTATGAAATGTCTCAGGTTACATTTTTTTAACAG GCATGGAATAGATCTGGATAATCCAGGTCCGAATAGTTCAAGTTCTTTAATGAATAGTTGTACTCCAGGCGAAGCTATGCCTTCAGCTCCTCTTTCAGATAGTGGAGATAGTACTGGAAATCGGTCTGCAGATAATGCAACTCCACCAATGCATTTTTTAACGCCTCATATAGAGATATCAATACCTTATCCTGAACAGGCTGCAAATCAACGAAATCCAAGTCCTGCTCCTCTTAATGGAGATAGTCCAAACAGTCCTCAGAGTGCAGACAGTAACAGCAATGCTCCAAGTAGCAGTCATCATCAATTACCTATTAACAGTAGTGGTATTCACAG GAACCTTGGAGGAAGTGAGGAGGCAATCACCCCTTCAATTTCACTTATTCCTATTAAGCAAGAACCAAACAGCAACGGGGCAGAGGAGAATGGAGCAACATCTAGTAATCTTCCATTACCATCCTTGATAAAAGTTTCACCATTGAAGTCTCTTCTTCGAGATGATTTACGACGCAAGCTTTCATCCGGTTCTggaaataacaataacaacaataacaacaacaatg gtAATAGTAGTTCGAACCCAAATCCCCATTCAAGAGGAGAACCTCCCAGTTCAACGAGGCCCGATCAACGAACCAGTGGACTTCAATGCGCTCACTGTAGAATTACTTTCCCCGATCAAACGTTGTATTTTCTCCATAAGGGTTGTCACAGTGAAAGTAATCCTTGGAAGTGCAATATTTGTGGTGAACagtgttgtaatttatatcaaTTTAATTCGCATTTACTAAGCAAAAGTCATcagtaa